One part of the Ursus arctos isolate Adak ecotype North America unplaced genomic scaffold, UrsArc2.0 scaffold_16, whole genome shotgun sequence genome encodes these proteins:
- the LOC125281977 gene encoding ral guanine nucleotide dissociation stimulator-like: MLRLREGTMEHLVQSLVPSFPDGSISTTSTIFCMYEMFTSATQVLGQQFNRTLSPFLGTWPGQNLQAIYQSLGRDRVEIKGAYVHGAMVLKWHAWDLTNHVPLLLMQRELLALTEAEVEVPAPGLLPAAEPGTGPPIELEATPALCQLSPAVSEPASPPSAVPELQPELPSSACVPGAEQQSAGPPFLLESFTQAIATELTAAPEASCHCCVTPKNQLGEEKPDLLDFPPKLVAEQLTYMDAELFKKLLPHQCLGSVWSKRNKPGNEHLAPTVRATVAQFNGVAKCVITTCLGNPSMTARDRAMVVEHWIKVAKACQTLRNYSSLHAILSALQSVSIHRLENTWGKVSRKPLRIFQKLCSKDTAQGRNLLIKERPSNRFATLVMALRGAQKRMQKKGVVPFLGTFLTELVMLDTAMEDYLEVGEPEDCGGGTRIRRFGSRTPLY, from the exons atgctgaggctccgagaaggcacaatggagcatctcgtacagtccctggtgccatccttcccagatgggagcatctcaaccacctcaacgatcttctgcatgtacgagatgttcacttcagccacacaggtcctgggccagcagttcaatcg caccctgtctcccttcttgggtacctggcctggccagaatttgcaggctatctatcagtccctgggccgtgaccgtgtcgagatcaagggGGCCTATGTacatggggccatggttctgaagtggcatgcctgggacctgacaaaccatgtcccccttctcctgatgcagcgggaacttctggcgctcactgaggcagaggtggagg tgccagctccagggctccttccagcggcagagccaggaacagggcctcctatagagctagaggcgaccccggctctgtgtcaactgtcacctgcggtgtcagagccagcctcccctccgtcagctgttccagaactgcaacccgagctcccatcttctgcatgtgtgccgggtgctgagcagcagtcagctggaccaccctttttgctggaaagtttcactcaggcaaTAGCCACAGAGCTCACCGcagccccagaggcttcctgccactgctgtgtcaccccaaagaaccagctgggtgaggagaagcccgacctcctggacttccctcccaagctggtggcagagcagctcacgtatatggatgcg gagctgttcaagaagctgctgccccatcagtgcctgggctccgtctggtccaagcgcaacaagcctggcaatgagcacctggcacccacagtccgggccactgtcgcccagttcaacggtgtggccaagtgtgtcatcaccacctgccttggcaacccaagcatgacagcccgggacagggccatggtggtggagcactggatcaaggtggccaag gcctgtcaaaccctgaggaactactcgtcattacatgccatcctctcggctctgcagagtgtctccattcaccgcctcgagaacacgtgggggaaggtttccag gaagccattgaggatctttcaaaagctgtgcagcaaggacaccgcacagggcaggaacctgctcatcaag gagcgaccatccaatagatttgccaccctggtgatggccctccggggagcccagaagaggatgcagaagaag ggtgtcgtgcctttccttggcactttcctcaccgagctggtgatgttggataccgccatggaggactatctggaggtgggtgagcctgaggattgtgggggagggaccagaatccggaggtttgggagcagaacgcccctgtactga